Proteins found in one Epinephelus fuscoguttatus linkage group LG4, E.fuscoguttatus.final_Chr_v1 genomic segment:
- the morf4l1 gene encoding mortality factor 4-like protein 1 isoform X1, whose amino-acid sequence MAPKQDPKPKFQEGERVLCFHGPLLYEAKCVKINIKDKQIKYFIHYSGWNKNWDEWVPESRVLKYVDSNLQKQKELQRANQDHYVEGRMRGAAPNKKIPVAPQKNDVKTKKNKQKISDHAAPGAGEGTSSGGDPTHPPRKKRARVDPTVESEETFINRVEVKVKIPEELKPWLVDDWDLITRQKQLFHLPAKKNVDAVLEDYANYKKSRGNSDSKEFAVNEVVAGIREYFNVMLGTQLLYKFERPQYADILANHPDTSMSQIYGAPHLLRLFVRIGAMLAYTPLDEKSLALLLSYLQDFLKYLVKNSASLFNASDYEVAPPEYHRKAV is encoded by the exons ATGGCGCCGAAACAGGACCCGAAGCCTAAATTTCAAGAAG GTGAAAGAGTGCTGTGTTTTCATGGGCCATTGCTCTACGAAGCTAAG TGTGTTAAGATAAACATCAAGGACAAGCAAATCAAATACTTTATTCATTACAGTGGTTGGAATAAGAA CTGGGACGAATGGGTTCCTGAAAGCAGGGTGCTTAAGTATGTGGACAGTAATctgcagaaacagaaagagcTTCAGAGGGCCAATCA aGACCATTATGTAGAGGGAAGAATGAGGGGTGCTGCGCCGAATAAGAAGATACCTGTTGCACCACAGAAAAACGATGT gaaaaccaaaaagaacaaacaaaaga TTTCCGATCATGCAGCTCCTGGTGCAGGAGAAGGAACTAGTTCAGGAGGAGACCCGACCCACCCTCCACGGAAGAAGAGGGCACGAGTTGATCCAACAGTTGAGAGT GAGGAGACCTTCATAAATCGAGTGGAGGTTAAAGTAAAAATCCCAGAGGAGCTGAAACCATGGCTTGTGGATGACTGGGACCTCATTACAAGGCAAAAACAA CTTTTCCACCTACCTGCCAAAAAGAACGTCGATGCAGTCCTTGAAGATTATGCAAACTACAAGAAATCAAGAGGAAACTCAGACAGCaa GGAGTTTGCTGTGAACGAGGTGGTTGCTGGTATCCGCGAATATTTCAATGTCATGCTGGGGACACAACTTCTCTACAAATTTGAGAGGCCGCAGTACGCAGACATCCTGGCCAACCACCCAGATACATCTATGTCTCAGATCTACGGCGCTCCTCACCTACTCAGACTCTTCG TGAGAATCGGAGCTATGCTGGCGTACACTCCCCTGGATGAGAAGAGCCTTGCACTGCTGCTCAGTTATCTACAAGACTTCCTCAA GTACCTTGTAAAGAACTCTGCGTCGCTCTTCAATGCAAGCGACTATGAAGTTGCCCCTCCCGAGTACCACCGCAAGGCAGTTTAA
- the morf4l1 gene encoding mortality factor 4-like protein 1 isoform X2, translated as MAPKQDPKPKFQEGERVLCFHGPLLYEAKCVKINIKDKQIKYFIHYSGWNKNWDEWVPESRVLKYVDSNLQKQKELQRANQDHYVEGRMRGAAPNKKIPVAPQKNDVKTKKNKQKTPGAGEGTSSGGDPTHPPRKKRARVDPTVESEETFINRVEVKVKIPEELKPWLVDDWDLITRQKQLFHLPAKKNVDAVLEDYANYKKSRGNSDSKEFAVNEVVAGIREYFNVMLGTQLLYKFERPQYADILANHPDTSMSQIYGAPHLLRLFVRIGAMLAYTPLDEKSLALLLSYLQDFLKYLVKNSASLFNASDYEVAPPEYHRKAV; from the exons ATGGCGCCGAAACAGGACCCGAAGCCTAAATTTCAAGAAG GTGAAAGAGTGCTGTGTTTTCATGGGCCATTGCTCTACGAAGCTAAG TGTGTTAAGATAAACATCAAGGACAAGCAAATCAAATACTTTATTCATTACAGTGGTTGGAATAAGAA CTGGGACGAATGGGTTCCTGAAAGCAGGGTGCTTAAGTATGTGGACAGTAATctgcagaaacagaaagagcTTCAGAGGGCCAATCA aGACCATTATGTAGAGGGAAGAATGAGGGGTGCTGCGCCGAATAAGAAGATACCTGTTGCACCACAGAAAAACGATGT gaaaaccaaaaagaacaaacaaaaga CTCCTGGTGCAGGAGAAGGAACTAGTTCAGGAGGAGACCCGACCCACCCTCCACGGAAGAAGAGGGCACGAGTTGATCCAACAGTTGAGAGT GAGGAGACCTTCATAAATCGAGTGGAGGTTAAAGTAAAAATCCCAGAGGAGCTGAAACCATGGCTTGTGGATGACTGGGACCTCATTACAAGGCAAAAACAA CTTTTCCACCTACCTGCCAAAAAGAACGTCGATGCAGTCCTTGAAGATTATGCAAACTACAAGAAATCAAGAGGAAACTCAGACAGCaa GGAGTTTGCTGTGAACGAGGTGGTTGCTGGTATCCGCGAATATTTCAATGTCATGCTGGGGACACAACTTCTCTACAAATTTGAGAGGCCGCAGTACGCAGACATCCTGGCCAACCACCCAGATACATCTATGTCTCAGATCTACGGCGCTCCTCACCTACTCAGACTCTTCG TGAGAATCGGAGCTATGCTGGCGTACACTCCCCTGGATGAGAAGAGCCTTGCACTGCTGCTCAGTTATCTACAAGACTTCCTCAA GTACCTTGTAAAGAACTCTGCGTCGCTCTTCAATGCAAGCGACTATGAAGTTGCCCCTCCCGAGTACCACCGCAAGGCAGTTTAA